Proteins from a single region of Microtus ochrogaster isolate Prairie Vole_2 linkage group LG5, MicOch1.0, whole genome shotgun sequence:
- the Penk gene encoding proenkephalin-A, which produces MARILRLCTWLLTLGSCLLATVQAECSQDCAKCSYRLVRPGDINFLACTLECEGQLPSLKIWETCKDLLQMSKPELPWDSPDMLKDSSKQDESHLLAKKYGGFMKRYGGFMKKMDELYPVEPEEEANGGEILAKRYGGFMKKDADESDTLANSSDLLRELLGTGDNRGKESHPQEGTDNEDDTVSKRYGGFMRGLKRSPQLDDEAKELQKRYGGFMRRVGRPEWWMDYQKRYGGFLKRFAESLPSDEEGESYSKEVPEIEKRYGGFMRF; this is translated from the exons ATGGCGCGGATCCTGAGACTTTGCACCTGGCTGCTGACCCTTGGGTCCTGCCTCCTGGCTACAGTGCAGGCGGAATGCAGCCAGGACTGCGCCAAGTGCAGCTACCGCCTGGTACGCCCCGGAGACATCAACTTCCTG GCTTGCACCCTGGAGTGCGAAGGACAGCTGCCTTCTCTCAAAATCTGGGAGACTTGCAAGGACCTCCTGCAGATGTCCAAGCCTGAGCTCCCTTGGGATAGCCCCGACATGCTCAAAGACAGCAGCAAACAGGACGAGAGCCATTTGCTAGCCAAGAAGTATGGAGGCTTCATGAAAAGGTACGGAGGGTTCATGAAGAAGATGGATGAGCTTTATCCCGTGGAGCCTGAAGAAGAAGCCAACGGAGGCGAGATCCTTGCCAAGAGGTATGGCGGCTTCATGAAGAAGGATGCCGATGAGAGCGACACCCTAGCCAACTCCTCTGACTTGCTGAGAGAGCTCCTGGGAACAGGAGACAACCGTGGGAAGGAGAGCCACCCCCAGGAGGGCACAGACAACGAGGACGACACCGTGAGCAAGAGGTATGGCGGCTTCATGAGAGGCCTCAAAAGAAGCCCCCAGCTGGACGATGAAGCGAAGGAGCTGCAGAAGCGCTACGGGGGCTTCATGAGAAGGGTGGGTCGCCCCGAGTGGTGGATGGACTACCAGAAGAGGTATGGGGGCTTCCTGAAGCGCTTTGCTGAGTCTCTGCCCTCCGACGAAGAAGGGGAAAGTTACTCTAAAGAAGTTCCTGAGATAGAAAAAAGATACGGGGGATTTATGCGATTTTAA